Within Gemmatimonadota bacterium, the genomic segment CTGATCGAGGAAGACGGCCTGAAAGGCATGACCTCGAACCCGGCCATCTTCGAGAAAGCCATTGCGGGAAGTACGGACTACGACGCCGATATCGAGCGGCTTGCGGCAGCGAACCGGACGGCTTTGGAGATCTATGAGATCCTGGCCATCTCGGATATCCGGGAAGCCGCCGACCACCTGGGCGGCGTATACGAAGCGACCGGCGGCGCCGACGGTTTCGTGAGCCTGGAGGTGTCCCCTGAACTGGCGGACGACACCGCGGGTACGATCGAGGAGGCCCGGCGGCTGTGGAAGGCCGTGGACCGCCCGAACGTCATGATCAAGGTGCCGGCGACGGAGGCCGGCGTACCGGCCGTGCGCCAACTGATCTGCGAAGGGCTGAACATCAACGTGACGCTGATGTTCTCGCGGGCAGTCTACGAGGCCGTGGCCGACGCCTATATCAGCGGGTTGGAGGACCGTCTTGTCGCGGGTGGAGACATCAGCGGCATAGCGAGCGTATCCAGCTTCTTCATCAGCCGCATCGACACCCTCGTCGACGCGTTGCTTGCCGAACGGGCGAAACGGGTCGGCGATCCCGGTGAACGGGCCGCGGTACTGGACCTGACCGGCCGAACGGCCATCGCAAACGGCAAGACGACCTACCAGCGGTACAAGACGATTTACGCGTCATCGCGCTGGTCCGCGCTGGCCGAACGGGGCGCGAGGAAGCAGCGGCTGCTGTGGGCCAGCACGAGCACCAAGAACCCCGAGTACCGGGACGTGCTGTACGTCGAGGAACTGATCGGAAAGAACACCATCAACACCCTGCCCGATGAAACGCTTGTTGCTTTCCGCGATCACGGGCACCTGGCCGATACCCTCGAGGCCGGTATCGACGAAGCCTGGTCGATCATGGCCGGTGTGGGAAAAGCCGGGATTTCGATGGACCGGGTCGCGGAGCAACTCGTCGAAGAAGGGGTGCAGAAATTCGTGGATCCCTTCGTGAAGCTGATCGAAGCCATCGAACGGAAACGGCTGCAGCCGGTCCGCCTCGCCTGATCGCCGGTTTCGGGGAGCATCGAATGCAACTGGGCATGGTCGGACTCGGCCGGATGGGTGGCAACATGACGCGGCGGCTGTTGCGCGGCGGTCACGAAGTCGTCGTTTACGACCACAGCGGCGAAGCGGTCGGTCAGGCGGAGCAAGCAGGCGCCGTGGGCACCTCGTCGCTGCGCGGTCTCGTGACCGCGCTCCACCCGCCGCGTTCGGTCTGGGTCATGGTCCCGGCCGGCGACGCCACGGAACGGGCCGTCAATGAACTGTCCGGACTGTTGTCTCCGGGCGATACCGTCATCGACGGAGGGAACACCTACTTCAAGGACGACGTGACCCGATCGGAACGGCTGTCCGCCAGGGGCCTGCACTATGTCGACGTGGGTACGAGCGGCGGCGTATGGGGCCTCGAGCGGGGGTATTGCATGACCATCGGGGGCCCCGCGGAGATCGTCGAGCGCCTGGACCCGTTGTTCGATACGCTGGCGCCCGGTCCCGGGCAAGACGCCGGCGACGCTTTCCTCTCGACGGCCCGCAGGGGCTACGTGCACGTGGGACCGGCAGGCGCGGGACACTTCGTCAAGATGATCCACAACGGAATCGAATACGGCATGATGCAGGCCTTTGCCGAAGGGCTGGAAATCCTGCGCGAATCGGGTTCCGACCGCGTGGATCCGCGTCATCGGTACGACCTGGACCTGCATGACATCGCCGAAGTCTGGCGCCACGGAAGTGTGGTCGGTTCCTGGCTGCTCGACCTCCTGGAGATCGCGTTGCGGGAAGACCGGGACCTGTCCGCC encodes:
- the tal gene encoding transaldolase; this translates as MANPLNLLERHGQSFWLDSISRELMYSGRLRKLIEEDGLKGMTSNPAIFEKAIAGSTDYDADIERLAAANRTALEIYEILAISDIREAADHLGGVYEATGGADGFVSLEVSPELADDTAGTIEEARRLWKAVDRPNVMIKVPATEAGVPAVRQLICEGLNINVTLMFSRAVYEAVADAYISGLEDRLVAGGDISGIASVSSFFISRIDTLVDALLAERAKRVGDPGERAAVLDLTGRTAIANGKTTYQRYKTIYASSRWSALAERGARKQRLLWASTSTKNPEYRDVLYVEELIGKNTINTLPDETLVAFRDHGHLADTLEAGIDEAWSIMAGVGKAGISMDRVAEQLVEEGVQKFVDPFVKLIEAIERKRLQPVRLA
- the gnd gene encoding decarboxylating 6-phosphogluconate dehydrogenase; translated protein: MQLGMVGLGRMGGNMTRRLLRGGHEVVVYDHSGEAVGQAEQAGAVGTSSLRGLVTALHPPRSVWVMVPAGDATERAVNELSGLLSPGDTVIDGGNTYFKDDVTRSERLSARGLHYVDVGTSGGVWGLERGYCMTIGGPAEIVERLDPLFDTLAPGPGQDAGDAFLSTARRGYVHVGPAGAGHFVKMIHNGIEYGMMQAFAEGLEILRESGSDRVDPRHRYDLDLHDIAEVWRHGSVVGSWLLDLLEIALREDRDLSAYSGYVQDSGEGRWTVQTAIEEDVPAHVLTASLFTRFQSRQEQSYAMRVLSALRHQFGGHVEQKKSGGGP